One genomic region from Colletotrichum lupini chromosome 7, complete sequence encodes:
- a CDS encoding Spc7 kinetochore protein: MASFGDATLPSTRRTRKSIGATTSSRKNGDKENATIDVGSTLAESRKKSRSKSIGPGGLDALKSANGNRRASLAVPSRPPPRSILKPTMPLLPEIPPHRKRASDLIDLGPPRSSTPTTTGSTDPTGSGSKIALRTEEEQQQAAKERERRDARRKSLANRRVSFAAEATLHTFHEIDFMQDPNTSTNKSRRRSSTSAPQNEEPTERPSTPPEQDDDIVPQSPDNQRELHQKKRRRSSTAPLMEFSDEEQDTMATGFSSDSEPADAVEEVADDDEEEASDSNSDSDDDDGTMMTVDDHEVTSASVMSSRTTASDDDNDSLDEALRTAARQAGTQRLGFDDSDDEEVIPSFGWIKKSKPEDDASQGQENTAPPPPVHNSPPQNEDGDDLDMDMEMDMTAAVGGILGKPAGDIEPDEEMSMDVTRVLGGILSRNTKTPAENDVEDQTMEFTTAVGAIRDSNADDDLFDDTGVENEDMSMEFTSAIGGLLPSHPKNDATQKRRRTMTSRENPEEATMDMDMTVGVGRILPLADATIHGGDATMGMDMTIPVGRILSSQDDTLNELTTPMDMTLPVGRILPSSQVSDQDEATMGMDMTMAIGGIIQPSQPPESRLAAKKLMEAEVDKPDTPTKSMSAKPASPAKKLAASAKRHSVAGSENASSPGFNPFHGRGLRQSMPGTGSMSESPARTRASTRTPSPPKSVAPSHAAAGTPLDSSPVKTPQSVKKPARSKSKSPTRKPATPSPEKTATRLNIFQQDPATGARTPTFVLTPQTRRHSGIGADKPGLGSPRVAALLDRRGSLGETVQEFVPGKVRGVAFAKPQIIEDEIDRARQEEEDKENGRKILEREADGGENEKDATLNLREMIESLSPQKKRLQSRKSLHVGSARGLLGKRPAELDDEEDSEDRDGIKRLKGHQGSPVKNVKLQQPPSKAETTGRRLTRSARKSMEENAAGEATPTHSESPQKSASSAKSPKGHARFRDVEEDTVPHPMNLEGSPTRDESEIIDDDAEERIHLQDFLNMTSIRFMELTTTKRRHTQAPDMFKDFGGKEDLSLENCVVAGACTVPMLELYQHSCRELKKYISEGRRIVREIESETFEENPPLFREYMSASPDFKNILDNQFKNGKTHARLESKAMWYEWRMKLQEGLREGLVRIAEGIAVDDKVLQQQQKLLSSVLPAIVSRFEVLEQEHKNLRAVAEELADCDPEELETARSDLAALDNDVQEKTRRVEELRKQLQEAEQDVEQLAQEKQQCHEDIKEAEKIREECRGWSISEISALKGKFFLSYTKKFDPTKTDMSAARVDSLEKQHGWAVTGVSGSTVSMTYRREIELVFDMASFQRGQKNSRIDLWYIAANRENNPLPSTPEKEFFLQCIRDHIRGLPQSRTKIADLLHMVHVAWDKSNSTSNQIRRLNVTFPTVVSRTSDSSIAVRSSLLLPPIETKVVIALEIHGVSKPDGIDFTLKPEANVVYGEHFNTGKMAEFLNTHLGEGALSQEESVPSWIDVVVDLHERLLARGRKQG, translated from the exons ATGGCTTCATTCGGCGATGCGACACTCCCCTCTACGCGCCGTACACGCAAGTCCATCGGCGCGACCACATCGTCGAGAAAGAATGGCGACAAGGAGAATGCGACCATCGACGTCGGAAGTACCCTTGCGGAGAGCAGGAAGAAGTCGCGTAGCAAGAGTATTGGCCCTGGAGGTCTGGACGCCCTGAAAAGTGCAAATGGGAACCGCAGAGCT TCTTTAGCTGTGCCTTCACGGCCTCCGCCACGTTCTATCTTGAAGCCCACAATGCCCTTACTACCCGAGATTCCACCACATCGAAAGCGCGCATCTGACCTTATCGATCTTGGTCCGCCGCGGTCAAGCACCCCAACGACTACAGGCAGTACCGACCCTACAGGCTCAGGCTCCAAGATTGCCTTGCGCACCGAGGAAGAGCAGCAACAAGCAGCTAAGGAGCGCGAGCGCAGAGACGCAAGACGTAAATCTCTCGCAAATCGCAGAGTATCTTTTGCCGCGGAGGCAACCCTTCACACTTTCCATGAAATCGATTTCATGCAAGACCCGAATACATCAACAAACAAGTCGCGCCGCAGATCCTCTACCTCAGCCCCGCAGAATGAAGAGCCGACGGAGCGGCCATCAACCCCGCCTGAGCAGGATGACGATATCGTACCGCAGTCACCCGACAACCAGAGAGAACTACATCAGAAGAAGCGCAGGAGGAGCTCCACCGCGCCGCTCATGGAATTTTCCGATGAGGAGCAAGATACCATGGCCACAGGTTTCAGCTCCGACTCTGAGCCAGCGGATGCCGTCGAGGAAGTTGCAGATGACGATGAGGAGGAAGCGTCTGATTCGAATAGCGACTccgacgatgatgatggcACGATGATGACCGTCGACGACCACGAAGTTACCAGCGCCTCAGTCATGTCCAGCCGGACAACAGCATCGGATGACGATAATGACAGTTTGGATGAGGCACTCCGCACAGCTGCTCGGCAGGCTGGCACACAAAGGCTCGGTTTCGATGATAGTGATGACGAAGAAGTCATTCCCTCTTTTGGTTGGATCAAGAAGAGCAAGCCTGAAGATGATGCATCGCAAGGTCAAGAGAACACTGCCCCTCCCCCGCCCGTCCATAATAGCCCGCCCCAGAATGAGGATGGAGATGATCTGGACATGGACATGGAAATGGATATGACTGCTGCCGTCGGAGGCATCCTCGGTAAACCAGCCGGCGACATCGAACCAGACGAAGAGATGTCCATGGATGTTACCAGAGTACTTGGCGGCATTCTCTCTCGAAATACCAAAACACCCGCTGAGAATGACGTGGAGGACCAGACCATGGAGTTCACCACAGCCGTCGGTGCCATTCGCGATTCCAACGCCGATGACGATCTTTTCGACGACACTGGGGTGGAAAACGAGGATATGTCTATGGAATTCACGAGTGCCATTGGTGGTCTTCTACCATCACATCCCAAGAACGATGCCACCCAGAAGCGCCGTAGGACAATGACATCCCGCGAGAACCCAGAGGAGGCAACGATGGACATGGATATGACTGTCGGTGTTGGTCGCATACTGCCATTGGCGGATGCGACTATCCACGGAGGAGACGCGACGATGGGCATGGACATGACTATCCCGGTCGGCCGTATCCTGTCTTCACAGGACGACACATTGAACGAACTGACGACGCCAATGGACATGACGCTCCCTGTTGGCCGGATTCTGCCCTCTTCCCAAGTGTCTGACCAAGATGAAGCAACTATGGGCATGGACATGACCATGGCAATCGGAGGCATCATTCAGCCATCACAACCTCCAGAGTCTCGCCTCGCCGCCAAGAAACTCATGGAAGCGGAAGTGGATAAGCCAGACACCCCTACCAAGTCCATGTCCGCAAAGCCTGCGTCACCTGCCAAGAAGCTAGCTGCCTCGGCCAAGAGACACTCAGTTGCAGGGTCAGAAAATGCAAGCAGTCCTGGGTTTAACCCTTTCCACGGCAGAGGCCTTCGTCAGAGCATGCCGGGTACAGGCTCAATGTCAGAATCACCGGCTAGAACCAGAGCTAGTACCAGAACACCAAGCCCGCCAAAGTCTGTCGCTCCTTCACACGCCGCTGCTGGAACACCGCTCGACAGTTCTCCAGTCAAGACGCCCCAATCGGTAAAGAAGCCTGCTCGCTCGAAGTCAAAATCTCCAACTAGAAAGCCTGCAACTCCTTCTCCTGAGAAGACCGCTACTCGGTTGAATATCTTCCAGCAAGATCCAGCTACCGGCGCGAGGACGCCAACCTTTGTTTTGACACCGCAAACCCGAAGGCACTCCGGCATCGGCGCGGACAAGCCGGGCCTCGGGTCACCCCGTGTTGCTGCGCTCCTTGACCGAAGGGGATCTCTCGGTGAGACAGTCCAGGAGTTCGTTCCCGGTAAGGTCCGTGGTGTAGCCTTTGCTAAACCACAGATCATTGAGGATGAAATCGATAGAGCCCgccaagaagaggaagacaaAGAAAACGGCAGAAAAATTCTTGAGCGTGAAGCGGATGGTGGCGAAAACGAAAAGGACGCGACCTTGAACTTGAGGGAGATGATTGAAAGCTTGAGCCCTCAGAAGAAGCGCCTGCAAAGCCGAAAAAGTCTTCACGTCGGAAGTGCACGGGGACTACTTGGCAAGCGGCCTGCCGAGCTCGATGACGAGGAGGATAGTGAAGACCGCGACGGTATCAAGAGACTCAAAGGCCATCAAGGCAGCCCGGTGAAGAATGTCAAGCTGCAGCAGCCTCCCAGTAAGGCAGAGACTACCGGTCGCAGATTGACACGATCTGCCAGGAAAAGCATGGAGGAAAATGCTGCAGGGGAAGCGACGCCCACTCATTCTGAGTCGCCTCAGAAGTCTGCAAGCTCGGCAAAGTCACCAAAGGGGCACGCTCGATTCAGGGATGTCGAGGAAGACACTGTCCCGCACCCAATGAACCTTGAGGGCTCTCCTACTCGAGACGAATCTGAAATCATTGACGACGATGCTGAGGAGCGGATTCACCTGCAGGACTTCCTCAACATGACCTCAATTCGCTTCATGGAGCTCACAACCACCAAACGACGTCACACGCAAGCTCCTGATATGTTCAAGGACTTTGGTGGCAAGGAGGATTTATCACTGGAGAACTGCGTCGTCGCCGGTGCATGCACAGTACCTATGCTTGAGCTCTACCAGCATTCGTGCCGCGAACTCAAGAAGTACATCTCTGAGGGCCGTCGAATCGTTCGCGAGATTGAGTCCGAGACATTTGAGGAGAATCCGCCCTTGTTCCGAGAATACATGTCAGCATCGCCTGATTTCAAGAACATCCTGGACAATCAGTTCAAGAACGGAAAAACTCATGCTCGTCTCGAGAGCAAGGCGATGTGGTACGAGTGGCGAATGAAGCTCCAGGAGGGCCTGAGGGAGGGTCTTGTCAGGATCGCTGAGGGCATAGCCGTCGACGACAAGGTACTCCAGCAACAGCAAAAATTGCTCTCTTCCGTCTTGCCTGCAATTGTGTCGCGTTTCGAGGTCCTTGAACAAGAGCACAAGAACCTGCGGGCTGTTGCAGAGGAGCTTGCCGATTGCGATCCGGAAGAGCTGGAGACCGCCAGATCCGACTTGGCCGCGCTTGACAACGATGTCCAAGAAAAGACTCGGCGGGTTGAGGAGCTCCGAAAGCAGCTGCAAGAGGCGGAACAAGACGTCGAGCAACTTGCGCAAGAGAAGCAACAATGCCACGAGGACATCAAGGAGGCTGAAAAGATCCGTGAGGAATGCCGAGGTTGGTCGATCAGCGAGATCAGTGCGCTCAAGGGTAAGTTCTTTTTGTCGTACACGAAGAAGTTTGACCCCACCAAGACTGACATGTCTGCAGCTCGAGTGGATTCTCTTGAAAAGCAGCACGGTTGGGCTGTGACTGGGGTTTCCGGAAGCACCGTCTCAATGACTTATCGCCGCGAGATTGAGCTGGTGTTCGACATGGCGTCCTTCCAGCGCGGCCAGAAGAACTCGCGCATTGACCTGTGGTACATTGCCGCAAACCGCGAGAATAACCCCCTGCCCTCAACGCCGGAAAAGGAATTTTTCCTACAATGCATCCGGGACCACATCCGTGGCTTGCCGCAGAGCCGCACTAAAATTGCGGACCTCCTCCACATGGTTCATGTCGCGTGGGACAAGTCTAATTCCACTTCCAACCAAATTCGCCGGCTTAACGTCACCTTCCCCACGGTTGTCTCCCGGACTTCGGATTCATCCATCGCAGTCAGGTCTTCGCTTCTTCTGCCGCCGATTGAGACCAAGGTAGTGATTGCCCTGGAGATTCACGGAGTGAGCAAGCCTGACGGGATCGACTTCACTCTGAAGCCCGAAGCAAATGTTGTTTATGGAGAGCACTTCAACACTGGCAAGATGGCTGAGTTCTTGAACACCCACTTGGGCGAAGGGGCATTATCGCAAGAGGAGAGCGTGCCCTCGTGGATTGATGTTGTTGTTGACCTGCATGAGAGGCTCTTGGCGAGAGGGAGGAAGCAAGGTTGA
- a CDS encoding ribosomal protein S17, giving the protein MDHVCDQACQGAESHPPPPSRPHHDVKMATELTVQSERAFQKQKGIFLNQKTKAKSARPGKSGRRWYKDVGLGFRTPATAIEGSYIDKKCPFTGQVSIRGRILTGTVVSTKMHRTLIIRREYLHFIPKYARYEKRHKNLAAHVSPAFRVEEGDQVTVGQCRPLSKTVRFNVLRVLPRTGKAVKSFSKF; this is encoded by the exons ATGGACCACGTTTGCGACCAGGCGTGCCAGGGTGCAGAATCT CACCCACCCCCGCCCAGTCGACCGCACCACGACGTCAAGATGGCTACCGAGTTGACCGTCCAGTCCGAGAGGGCTTTCCAGAAGCAGAAGGGTATCTTCCTTAACCAGAAGACCAAGGCGAAGTCTGCTCGCCCCGGCAAGAGCGGCCGCAGATGGTACAAGGACGTTGGTCTGGGTTTCCGTACCCCCGCCACTGCCATTGAGGGCTCCTACATCG ACAAGAAGTGCCCCTTCACCGGCCAGGTCTCTATCCGCGGTCGTATCCTTACCGGCACCGTCGTTTCCACCAAGATGCACCGCACCCTCATCATCCGCAGAGAATACCTTCACTTCATCCCCAAGTACGCCCGTTACGAGAAGCGCCACAAGAACCTCGCCGCCCACGTTTCCCCCGCTTTCCGTGTCGAGGAGGGTGACCAGGTCACCGTTGGCCAGTGCAGACCCCTCAGCAAGACT GTCCGCTTCAACGTCCTGCGCGTCCTTCCCCGCACCGGCAAGGCTGTCAAGTCCTTCAGCAAGTTCTAA
- a CDS encoding AT hook domain-containing protein, protein MTTRGERMQQRMRGAGHGQIDDVSFQLDFGDDLTTEIEAQTSPERPPPRPTPTPNTSAKRRRLDSETARPGITEADNVSQTQKSPGKPDVYELQEETSTESAQATVTQPAARPDAVVEAGDPDSVESLPPPRPAPSASFVSPVSRRMTADNTEVEESPADAPGSGRRRRITTSSAVASSARLQEALSPGENATETVPISSPLERKVRRNTTSTRRSTLSSRGSRNSAASANEDLDELSPDRTANSVSRTRSPELSYRGEAEPEEEEQEASEVPADVSERARANNSQTESILGPELDAIVDEVLQQEQDHNESLAEEVGAKEAAQQLGRKRPRTSPRKSSPEPDSTIAEEEQQEEPVTKRRRKQAQNSPAKQKQGRPKAASKGKAASTAKDASPKAAPKRRKKSGSDGVDEAVSIPVQRFTKRVQVAEGGDDEADVLAMDIPFAGRGGVNTVDVLTHTCDEIIETSIETLKEGVRNAQDASTKREHRVQQRALEAYQDELRTRLLQHTILLDTLHSLRKRVRSVQKERITLRDEIMRIRAERDQVALRKDAVRIKHERVTEEALNQLSLSSQMHDIDMAVERGRAAPELSPAEKKTAELANLEILISRITDQACTRSDTGGTLKQVKDFNAFLERAAVALEGR, encoded by the exons ATGACCA CACGAGGGGAGCGCATGCAACAGCGCATGCGAGGAGCTGG ACATGGCCAGATTGACGATGTTTCGTTTCAATTGGACTTTGGCGACGACCTCACAACCGAAATCGAAGCGCAAACTAGCCCCGAGAGGCCGCCGCCCCGACCGACACCGACCCCGAATACATCTGCCAAGCGACGCAGACTAGACAGCGAAACAGCGCGACCTGGTATCACCGAGGCGGACAATGTTAGCCAGACGCAGAAATCGCCAGGAAAGCCAGATGTCTACGAACTCCAAGAAGAAACCTCTACCGAATCCGCACAAGCCACAGTCACGCAGCCCGCAGCGAGGCCCGATGCCGTTGTCGAAGCCGGCGACCCCGACTCGGTCGAGTCTCTGCCGCCACCGCGGCCCGCCCCGTCAGCTTCATTTGTTTCACCAGTATCGAGGCGGATGACAGCAGATAACACCGAGGTGGAGGAGAGTCCTGCGGATGCGCCGGGCAGTGGGAGACGGCGGAGGATCACAACAAGCAGTGCTGTCGCGTCGAGCGCGAGGTTACAAGAAGCCCTATCCCCGGGAGAAAACGCGACAGAGACTGTTCCAATATCGTCTCCTTTGGAGCGCAAAGTGCGGCGGAACACGACTAGCACTCGCAGGTCCACACTCAGCTCTCGTGGGAGTCGTAATTCGGCCGCATCTGCCAACGAGGACCTGGACGAGCTCTCTCCGGATCGAACAGCAAACTCTGTCTCTAGGACAAGGTCTCCCGAGCTTTCATATCGTGGTGAAGCAGAgccagaggaagaggaacaaGAAGCATCAGAAGTACCTGCCGACGTATCAGAACGAGCAAGAGCAAATAATTCCCAAACCGAATCGATACTGGGACCGGAGCTGGACGCTATCGTTGACGAAGTGCTACAGCAGGAACAGGATCACAATGAAAGCTTGGCCGAGGAAGTGGGCGCGAAGGAAGCAGCTCAGCAACTGGGCCGGAAGCGACCGCGCACGAGTCCCCGGAAGTCATCCCCGGAACCAGATTCTACGATAGCTGAAGAGGAGCAACAAGAAGAGCCCGTGACAAAGAGGCGACGGAAACAAGCTCAAAATAGCCCAGCGAAGCAGAAGCAAGGCAGACCGAAGGCGGCATCCAAAGGCAAGGCGGCTTCTACAGCGAAGGACGCCTCACCCAAAGCTGCACCGAAGCGCAGGAAGAAGTCCGGATCAGATGGGGTCGATGAGGCTGTATCCATTCCCGTGCAGCGCTTCACAAAACGTGTGCAAGTGGCTGAAGGCGGCGACGACGAAGCAGACGTGCTCGCTATGGATATCCCTTTCGCCGGGCGCGGCGGTGTGAACACGGTCGACGTGTTGACCCATACGTGCGACGAGATTATCGAGACTAGCATAGAGACCCTGAAGGAGGGAGTGCGTAATGCTCAAGATGCATCCACCAAGAGGGAGCATCGCGTGCAGCAACGGGCCCTGGAGGCGTATCAGGACGAACTGAGGACGCGGCTCCTCCAACAT ACCATTCTCCTCGACACGCTCCACAGCTTGCGCAAGCGAGTACGCAGTGTCCAGAAAGAGAGGATCACTCTTCGGGACGAAATCATGCGCATCCGAGCCGAGCGAGACCAGGTGGCGCTCCGGAAAGATGCCGTCAGGATTAAGCACGAGAGGGTGACGGAAGAAGCACTG AACCAATTGAGCTTATCTTCGCAGATGCATGACATTGACATGGCCGTGGAGCGCGGTCGCGCGGCCCCCGAGCTGAGCCCGGCCGAGAAGAAGACGGCAGAGTTGGCGAACCTCGAGATTTTGATATCCAGAATTACGGACCAGGCCTGTACGCGCAGTGACACGGGGGGCACGCTGAAGCAGGTGAAGGATTTCAACGCGTTCCTCGAACGAGCCGCGGTAGCTCTCGAGGGTCGATAG
- a CDS encoding short chain dehydrogenase: MSQIPPPPPPPPSRYTELHKYENLAGPGDARPTALQIVQDQDLVGKLPHKVALVTGVSSGLGIETLKALAATGATIYGTARDLSKARAALDENGDDESLASAPNVQLLEMDLASLDSVRAAAAEFKRRSDRLDILINNAGVMYTPEGSRTKDGFEMQFGVNHLAHFLLFTELRDLMASSSTPGSAARVVNVTSSGHRLQGMNWSDVNFVSPGAYEGYRAYGQSKTANILMANGVDRRYGVRVGGGGIHGYSVHPGTAMTGLQVGVKEQMEALRGNEAAWRTVKSPAQGAATAVLAALGKEFEGTGPFYLEDCEVKGETGENLGWAGEGYASWAWDRGEEERLWALSLEMVGLPEEAGGDW; this comes from the coding sequence ATGTCTCAaatccctcctcctcctcctcctccgcctaGTCGGTACACGGAGCTGCATAAATACGAAAACCTCGCCGGACCAGGCGACGCCCGCCCAACGGCCCTCCAAATCGTACAAGACCAAGACCTCGTCGGTAAACTCCCGCACAAAGTCGCCCTCGTCACCGGCGTCTCCTCGGGTCTGGGCATCGAGACGCTCAAAGCTCTCGCGGCGACCGGCGCGACCATCTACGGCACGGCACGAGACCTCTCCAAGGCGCGGGCCGCTCTAGACGAGAACGGAGACGACGAGTCTCTCGCCTCGGCGCCAAATGTACAGCTCCTCGAGATGGACCTCGCCAGCCTTGATAGCGTACGGGCCGCGGCGGCGGAGTTCAAGAGGCGCAGTGACCGGTTGGACATCTTGATTAACAATGCCGGGGTGATGTACACACCCGAAGGGAGCCGAACAAAGGACGGCTTCGAGATGCAGTTTGGGGTGAACCACCTCGCGCACTTTCTCCTCTTCACGGAGCTACGAGACCTCATGGCCTCGTCATCGACGCCCGGGTCCGCGGCGCGGGTTGTGAATGTCACGTCCTCGGGCCACAGGCTGCAGGGGATGAACTGGTCCGACGTTAATTTTGTCAGTCCCGGCGCGTACGAGGGGTACAGAGCCTACGGGCAGTCCAAGACGGCCAACATACTCATGGCTAACGGCGTGGACCGGCGGTATGGGGTCAGAGTAGGAGGCGGGGGGATTCACGGGTATAGCGTTCACCCGGGCACGGCGATGACGGGGTTACAGGTTGGGGTGAAAGAACAAATGGAGGCGTTAAGGGGGAACGAGGCGGCGTGGAGGACGGTTAAGAGTCCTGCGCAAGGGGCTGCTACGGCGGTGCTGGCTGCGTTGGGGAAGGAGTTTGAAGGGACAGGACCGTTTTATCTGGAGGACTGTGAGGTCAAGGGAGAGACAGGGGAGAATCTGGGATGggcgggcgaggggtatgcTTCGTGGGCTTGGGATAGGGGGGAAGAGGAGAGATTGTGGGCTTTGAGCTTGGAGATGGTTGGGTTGCCAGAGGAAGCAGGCGGCGACTGGTAA
- a CDS encoding ER lumen protein retaining receptor, producing the protein MAASNYVTRQYASEAFVESCGAIPFDLSQDPARVCLIHYLSTDEWLLAKGRRNCGESRHEAALREVLEETGFRCRLLPVDMATRATGPDDDANVPDQAAARRGLTEPFMLTMRDVDGGSGVKLIWWYVATLEKGTAEEAVGGEAQFSASFFGLDEAVQRLTFEDDRNVLRKAIQIDNVAGGLGLSSPSPSTDKAQARADKASWCRCSWGAQLRDCPRGVRAESGNWQEGTSSFVTFPHFQLGNSFIPRLAYTHLTPSHRRASFQTDPASPSELHPILFSPFHLPHTNHITTSLHIRIRWKLDFPSGTMTAWNVFRFMGDISHLLSKCILMIAIHRNRSAEGVSLITQGLYALVFCTRYLDIFSEQSAWNFIFKIFYISSSFYIIGAMQWIFPRTRERELSWKVGAGVFGLSLVLSPFAMLIFESWWSFRVWLWDFSQILESICVLPQLLLLRQTTVPTVIDSFYLVTLGSYRGLYLIGWITRELDINDKAPNTVSVIFGIIQTALYVDFAWVYYTRQRVKLRNGGIVDADDLRRGWLLNRIFGKRIDAHSDDEESAPALGDEDGQGRRGGGRPKWGARGISVSADEGVLDTDRDNQRRDEELEEGVIDPDAKMQDPDELARVLDDDDDDDTNKASGSNGTPAGIDNGSEWRN; encoded by the exons ATGGCAGCCTCCAACTATGTCACCAGGCAGTACGCCTCTGAAGCTTTTGTAGAGAGCTGTGGCGCAATCCCCTTCGACTTGTCCCAAGACCCGGCAAGGGTCTGCCTGATTCATTACCTATCCACAGACGAATGGCTCCTGGCCAAGGGCAGACGCAATTGCGGCGAGTCGAGGCATGAGGCAGCCTTACGAGAGGTGCTTGAGGAGACGGGCTTCCGCTGCCGACTTCTGCCTGTTGATATGGCCACGCGGGCGACGGGACCGGATGACGATGCGAATGTCCCAGATCAAGCAGCCGCGCGTCGAGGACTCACGGAGCCGTTTATGCTGACGATGCGAGACGTTGATGGGGGATCTGGGGTGAAACTCATCTGGTGGTATGTCGCGACTCTTGAGAAGGGAACTGCGGAAGAGGCGGTCGGTGGGGAGGCTCAGTTTAGTGCGAGCTTCTTTGGTCTTGATGAAGCTGTACAGAGACTGACCTTTGAGGACGACCGAAACGTTCTGAGGAAGGCCATCCAAATC GACAACGTGGCTGGGGGCCTGGGGCTGTCGTCACCTTCCCCCAGCACGGATAAGGCGCAGGCTCGAGCTGATAAGGCCAGCTGGTGCAGGTGCAGCTGGGGGGCGCAACTGCGTGACTGCCCGCGCGGCGTAAGAGCTGAATCTGGAAACTGGCAGGAGGGCACCTCGAGCTTCGTAACCTTCCCGCACTTTCAACTTGGAAATAGCTTCATTCCTCGGCTTGCTTATACCCATCTCACCCCTTCCCATCGCCGAGCTTCGTTTCAAACGGATCCGGCCTCTCCATCGGAGCTTCATCCGATTCTATTCTCCCCCTTCCACC TCCCTCACACCAACCACATCACAACTTCTCTACACATCAGAATACGCTGGAAGCTCGACTTCCCATCCGGCACCATGACTGCGTGGAAC GTATTTCGTTTCATGGGAGACATCTCCCATCTCCTCTCCAAATGCATCCTGATGATTGCGATACATCGCAACAGGAGTGCTGAAG GTGTCTCCCTCATCACCCAGGGTCTGTACGCCTTGGTCTTCTGCACGCGCTACCTCGACATCTTCTCCGAACAATCAGCATGGAACTTCATCTTCAAGATATTCTACATTTCATCATCCTTCTACATCATCGGGGCCATGCAGTGGATCTTCCCCCGCACCAGAGAACGTGAGCTCTCGTGGAAGGTCGGCGCCGGCGTCTTCGGCCTCTCGCTCGTCTTGTCTCCCTTTGCCATGCTCATCTTTGAGAGCTGGTGGAGCTTCCGCGTC TGGCTTTGGGACTTCAGCCAGATCCTCGAATCCATCTGCGTCCTGCCCCAGCTGCTCCTGCTTCGCCAGACCACCGTTCCGACCGTCATCGACTCCTTCTACCTCGTCACTCTTGGCTCGTACCGTGGATTATACCTGATCGGATGGATCACGCGTGAGCTCGACATCAACGACAAGGCGCCAAACACGGTCTCCGTCATCTTCGGCATTATCCAGACGGCGCTGTATGTCGACTTCGCCTGGGTATACTACACTCGCCAACGCGTCAAGCTCCGCAACGGTGGCATTGTTGATGCCGACGACCTGCGTAGAGGCTGGCTGCTCAACAGAATCTTTGGAAAGCGCATTGATGCCCACTCCGACGACGAGGAGAGCGCCCCTGCTCTCGGCGACGAAGATGGCCAGGGCCGCCGCGGTGGTGGACGGCCCAAGTGGGGTGCCCGTGGCATCTCAGTCAGCGCAGATGAGGGTGTTCTGGATACCGACCGGGACAACCAGCGCCGGGATGAAGAGCTCGAGGAGGGTGTCATTGACCCCGATGCCAAGATGCAGGATCCCGACGAGCTCGCCCGTGTGCtggacgatgatgatgacgacgatACGAACAAGGCGTCCGGAAGCAATGGCACACCCGCCGGGATCGACAACGGTTCTGAGTGGCGCAACTAG
- a CDS encoding adenylate kinase, giving the protein MRLRKAARVILVGAPGVGKGTQSERLLQRFPQIQSISTGDLLRNNVKLRTPLGIKVENTMKSGGLVADDLIMRLISNEMYKNGWLLNSRRRPQVMTLSSSAATVDSFYEEQLDDFVTATGALDSHGPPEASEDPDASFILDGFPRTATQAAVCDKLIPINLVVSLKTPFNVIMERISGRWVHEPSGRVYNTSFNAPMIPGKDDVTGEPLTQRPDDTEAVYKERFRKFQETSEPLLEHYDKKGVLWEVEGMSSDEISPLLFDEFEKRFVH; this is encoded by the exons ATGAGACTCCGCAAAGCTGCCCGCGTTATTCTCGTCGGAGCCCCCGGTGTTGGAAAAGGAACGCAGTCCGAACGACTCCTTCAACGGTTTCCCCAGATTCAGTCTATTAGCACCGGAGACCTGCTTCGCAACAATGTCAAGCTCCGGACCCCCCTCG GTATCAAGGTTGAGAACACCATGAAGTCCGGTGGACTCGTGGCTGATGATCTGATCATGCGCCTCATCTCCAACGAGATGTACAAAAACGGCTGGCTTCTCAACAGCCGCAGAAGGCCTCAGGTTATGACCTTGTCATCTTCCGCCGCCACAGTCGACTCGTTCTACGAAGAGCAGCTAGATGACTTTGTCACGGCTACCGGAGCTCTCGACAGCCATGGGCCCCCCGAGGCATCCGAAGACCCCGACGCCTCTTTCATCCTGGATGGTTTCCCACGGACTGCCACCCAGGCGGCGGTTTGCGACAAGTTGATTCCGATCAACCTGGTGGTGTCGCTCAAGACCCCGTTCAACGTCATCATGGAGCGCATCTCCGGCCGCTGGGTCCACGAGCCCTCGGGACGCGTGTACAACACATCCTTCAACGCCCCCATGATTCCCGGCAAAGACGATGTCACGGGAGAGCCCCTCACACAGCGCCCGGATGACACTGAAGCGGTGTACAAGGAGCGCTTCCGCAAGTTCCAGGAGACCAGCGAGCCTCTTCTGGAACACTACGATAAGAAGGGCGTTCTCTGGGAGGTCGAGGGCATGAGCAGCGACGAAATCAGTCCCCTGCTCTTCGACGAATTCGAGAAGCGCTTCGTTCATTGA